The genomic stretch TGAACGACCCGACTGGACCGACGCAGACGCGTTCGCACGGGCGCTCGAGCGCGCCGACACCAGAACCAAGGGCCACTACTTCGAGGACTTCACCGACGGCGACATCCTCGAGCACGATCCGGGGCTCACGCTCACGCGCTGGGGGAACGAACGCTGGATGAGCCAGACGCTGAACCACGATCCGGCCTACTGGCGCTCGGACGCCGCGGCCGAACGGGGGTACGACGAGCCACCGATCCATCCCGACTACCTCGTCGCAGCCACGCTCGGCGTCACCGTCGAGGATCTGAGCGAGAAAGGCGGCTACTTCCTCGGACGAACGAACGGGCGCTTTCCCACCGGCCCGGTCTTTCCCGGAACGGAACTCCGCGTCGAAAGCGTCGTCCGCGAGACGGCGTCCTCGAGTTCCCGATCCGAGTACGGAATCGTCACCTGGCGAACGCGCGGGCGAGACGCGGACACGGGTGCGGTGATCTGTTCGTACGAGCGAACGAACATGATCCCGCGCCGGGAGCCACTCGAGACGGATGGAGGGGCGTCCGAGACGGGTGACAGTGATGGGGCCGAGACGGCCGGCGATGGAGACGGTTCCGAATCCGAACCCGCATCTGCCGGCGGCGGCGAACTCCCCGAGACGTTCATCACGCCCGATGGTGGCTTCTTCGAGGACTTCGTCGCCGCACTCGAGGACGCCGACGATCGGAACGCGGCCGTCGCCTACCGCCACGAGCGCGGACGAACCCAGGACGACGTCACCGTCTCCTCGCTGCCGCTTTCAACGCTGAATACGGCGAAACAACACCACAACGCCGACGTCATGGCCGATTCACCTTCGGGCGAGATCGTCACCTACGGCGACGTCACCCGCTCTATAGCGCTCGGTCACGCGCGCTCGGACGAGCGAACCTGGCGCGAACTCGGTTTCGACGATGAGCGGTTCCACACCTTCGTCGCGCCGGGCGACACCGTGTACGCGTTCACACGAGTCATAGAGACCGACGACGGAAGACAGGTCTCCAACGAGTCCGCAAGTTACTCGAGCGACGATGCGGGCACCGTCCGATTCGAACACATCGCGTTCAACCAGCGAGAGGAACCCGTTTACTCGGGGACACGAACCGCGGCGATCCAGCGACGGTCGCGCTGAAGACCCAGCCGATCGAGACAGTCGATGTTCGAACCGAAACGAACGATATCCGAAACGGACGATACCCGATGACTGATACGACCCGACTCTGTCGAACGTTCCAGACCGCACCGGCCGCCGTTCCGAAAGAAGACACGGCGAAGTACCTCGCCTCCGGGCTCGACGCCAAGGGGTTCGAGGCACCCGACTGGCTCGTCCCCGACCTCGAGGACGGCACCGCGCCGGAGATGAAAGCCGAGGGACTCCAGAACGTCGTCGAACGCGTTCCGGGGGCCGAATTCCCCGGCGAGATCTGGCCGCGCGTCGAGTGGAGCTACGAGGATTCGACGCTCCGTGAGACCGGACGTGGACAGATCGGCAAGCTGGTCGCATCACTCGGAGACGAGATCGACGGCGTCGTCGTTCCCAAGATCGGTCGCCTCGAGGACGTCGAACGTGCCGCCGCGGTCGTCGCGGAGGCCGAAGCCACCAACGGCTACGACGACGGCTCGATCGGCCTCTCGGTGATCGTCGAGACCGGTCGGGCGCGCTCCGATCTGCGTGAAATCGCGAGGTTCGGAGAGCAATCTCGACTCACCGCGTTGATCTTCGGCCCCGTCGATTACACCGCCGAACTCGGCGGTCGCGACCTCGGAGACGGCCGTCCGCGGTGGGACGGCCTGCTCGAGACGCTGTCGAACGAGGCGAGCGCGGCGGGATTGCTGGCGATCGGTGGGCCGTTCGACGATCTGTTCAAAACGCGCGCCGGACTCACCTATTACAACGCCGACGAGTACGCGGATCAGGCCGAACACGAGGCCCGGTTGGGGCTCGACGGCTCGTGGTCGCTGTATCCGAAACAGACGATCCAGGCAAACACCGTGCACATGCCGACCCCCGAAGAACTCGAACGAGATGTCGGACGGATCGAGCGGTTTAACGAGGCCAAACGGGCGGGAACCGGCGCGGTCACCATCGACGGACAGATGGTCGACGAGGCGACGTTCAAGAACTTCCGAAACACGGTCACGACGGTCCGTGCGATCCACGACACTCGCCCGGCCCAGACCGGCGAGTACTACGACGACGATCTCCTAGAGCGCGCGCTCTCGCTCGAGTTGTCGTACGCCGCCCTCGGGTAACGCGGAGACGCCCGACGCTCCGTTCTCGAGACGTACGTTCCTCGTACGCCGAGACGTACTATCCCCGTTCCTCGAGCCGACCGGTTCGGTCGGCCGAAGCCGCGAACCGGCCGCTGGGAACCGGTTCGTCCGCCGATCGGCGGTATAGGGATTGCCTACTGTCGCGTCGACCACTTGTCCCCGCGGCTCCGTCGGTGAACGGATACGATAACAAAGGCAACGGCGGCCGATCGGTGCAGATGCGAGGTTCCGCCTCGCACGGACGCTCCGTCCGTTGGACGGCGCTCGGCGACAGACCACCGCCGAGCTTCCTCCTCTCCTGTGGCTGTGTCCCCTCCCCGCTCGAGACGCGTCGGGTCGGTTGTTACTATAGGTCCTCGACTGCAAGGCAGCCGTATGGACACGTTAGCTCCGACCGAAACCGAAGGGTCGGTTGTCGATCGGGAAACGGTACTGGTCGCCGCCGTGGACGTCGCTCTCCTGGCGGCCCTGATCGTCGTCGGACAGCGCAGCCACGGTATCGATCCGATCACGCAACCGGCCGCGTCCCTCGAAACGGTCGCACCGTTCGTGATCGGCTGGCTCGCCGTTTCGGTGCTCGCGGGACTGTACGCGCGGGGGAGTTCGATGGGAATCGTTCAGACGACCAGAACCGTCGCCGTTGTCTGGCTCGCGGCGGCAAACGTTGGGGTTCTCCTGCGGGCGTCGTCCCTGTTCGACGGGAGCGCTGAGTGGCCGTTTCCACTCGTCATCACCGGGTTCGGCCTGATCGTTCTCGTCGGCTGGCGGATCGGCTATGCGGTCGTCACTGCCCGGAGTGGACGCTGAACGCGCCGTTCTCGTCAGTTCGATCGGCCCGCGTCCGATCCGCTTTCGCGTCGAAAGA from Natrarchaeobius halalkaliphilus encodes the following:
- a CDS encoding DUF3054 domain-containing protein; translated protein: MDTLAPTETEGSVVDRETVLVAAVDVALLAALIVVGQRSHGIDPITQPAASLETVAPFVIGWLAVSVLAGLYARGSSMGIVQTTRTVAVVWLAAANVGVLLRASSLFDGSAEWPFPLVITGFGLIVLVGWRIGYAVVTARSGR
- the mch gene encoding 2-methylfumaryl-CoA hydratase encodes the protein MTERPDWTDADAFARALERADTRTKGHYFEDFTDGDILEHDPGLTLTRWGNERWMSQTLNHDPAYWRSDAAAERGYDEPPIHPDYLVAATLGVTVEDLSEKGGYFLGRTNGRFPTGPVFPGTELRVESVVRETASSSSRSEYGIVTWRTRGRDADTGAVICSYERTNMIPRREPLETDGGASETGDSDGAETAGDGDGSESEPASAGGGELPETFITPDGGFFEDFVAALEDADDRNAAVAYRHERGRTQDDVTVSSLPLSTLNTAKQHHNADVMADSPSGEIVTYGDVTRSIALGHARSDERTWRELGFDDERFHTFVAPGDTVYAFTRVIETDDGRQVSNESASYSSDDAGTVRFEHIAFNQREEPVYSGTRTAAIQRRSR
- the citE gene encoding L-malyl-CoA/beta-methylmalyl-CoA lyase, with translation MTDTTRLCRTFQTAPAAVPKEDTAKYLASGLDAKGFEAPDWLVPDLEDGTAPEMKAEGLQNVVERVPGAEFPGEIWPRVEWSYEDSTLRETGRGQIGKLVASLGDEIDGVVVPKIGRLEDVERAAAVVAEAEATNGYDDGSIGLSVIVETGRARSDLREIARFGEQSRLTALIFGPVDYTAELGGRDLGDGRPRWDGLLETLSNEASAAGLLAIGGPFDDLFKTRAGLTYYNADEYADQAEHEARLGLDGSWSLYPKQTIQANTVHMPTPEELERDVGRIERFNEAKRAGTGAVTIDGQMVDEATFKNFRNTVTTVRAIHDTRPAQTGEYYDDDLLERALSLELSYAALG